The following coding sequences lie in one Miscanthus floridulus cultivar M001 chromosome 9, ASM1932011v1, whole genome shotgun sequence genomic window:
- the LOC136483139 gene encoding uncharacterized protein translates to MYVTRPLSRYLADPKATAEPPPEGPGSGFLVVLDEATEQASTLCCGLCLDPRVRCLPFPQNRQLSVKQGNSSDPLEGFGQCIDVISEILGKALDDPSGGGRAPGASRYVAPPDYVMFVPVIGQPLSSGRYYVVKVDGKHIGKVSACSKEEDRTECCFRSFPTDVKPRAFDHGDVYQQMQVQQHREGFKAAAVAADGIPPDYLLKKGWTVVAMAKPKYYNLADDARGVDSALRDRMPDLGSLGVPPVAVVVGRWYVPFLFVKADGERLLKDQVRKSTFYKMTMEQSWEQIYSRENATHLQGTGSSSNRLEIAVTATVRRFTALLGGTSPVQAGAPQADDGAMWFRPVTAARTTVGSVGLDIVLWERMRWEVERGGRWVAATGNGDEERIQRTERRDDGLGHWSKFGCYLLVERFVLRRMDGTVALTCEFRHTDKIKAKWL, encoded by the exons ATGTACGTAACAAGGCCTCTGTCAAGGTACCTggccgaccccaaggccacggcagAGCCACCGCCTGAAGGACCGGGCTCAGGGTTCCTCGTCGTGCTCGACGAGGCTACGGAGCAAGCGAGTACGCTCTGCTGTGGCCTGTGCCTAGATCCCAGGGTGCGCTGTCTCCCATTCCCGCAGAACCGGCAGCTCTCCGTGAAGCAGGGCAACAGCTCTGATCCATTGGAGGGTTTCGGGCAATGTATCGATGTTATCTCGGAGATTCTAGGTAAGGCATTAGATGACCCCTCCGGCGGCGGCAGGGCTCCGGGCGCCAGCAGGTACGTGGCGCCACCAGACTATGTCATGTTCGTGCCAGTCATCGGCCAGCCGCTGTCGTCCGGCCGCTACTATGTCGTCAAGGTCGACGGCAAGCACATCGG GAAGGTGTCGGCGTGCTCTAAGGAGGAGGACCGGACGGAGTGCTGCTTCCGCTCATTCCCCACCGACGTGAAGCCCAGGGCCTTTGACCACGGCGACGTCTACCAGCAGATGCAGGTGCAGCAGCATCGCGAAGGCTTCAAGGCAGCGGCGGTCGCCGCGGACGGTATCCCGCCAGACTACCTTTTGAAGAAGGGCTGGACGGTGGTCGCCATGGCGAAACCGAAGTACTACAACCTCGCCGATGACGCGCGAGGGGTGGACTCTGCTCTCCGAGACCGGATGCCAGACCTCGGGAGCCTCGGCGTCCCTcctgtcgccgtcgtcgtcggcagATGGTATGTCCCGTTCCTGTTCGTGAAGGCCGACGGGGAGCGCCTCCTCAAGGACCAGGTCCGAAAGAGCACGTTCTACAAGATGACGATGGAGCAGAGCTGGGAGCAGATATACAGCCGGGAGAACGCCACACATCTTCAAGGGACTGGGAGCAGCAGTAACAGGCTGGAGATCGCAGTGACTGCGACTGTGCGGCGCTTCACGGCGCTGCTGGGCGGCACCAGCCCGGTACAAGCAGGCGCGCCCCAGGCGGATGATGGGGCGATGTGGTTCCGACCAGTGACAGCGGCGAGAACCACTGTTGGAAGTGTGGGTCTTGACATCGTGCTGTGGGAGAGGATGAGGTGGGAGGTGGAGAGGGGAGGCCGGTGGGTTGCGGCCACCGGCAATGGCGACGAGGAGAGGATCCAGCGGACAGAGAGGCGCGACGACGGCCTGGGCCACTGGAGCAAGTTTGGGTGCTATTTGCTGGTTGAGAGGTTTGTGCTCAGGAGGATGGATGGCACCGTGGCACTCACTTGTGAGTTCAGGCACACAGACAAGATTAAAGCCAAGTGGCTATGA